A stretch of Helicobacter pylori oki112 DNA encodes these proteins:
- a CDS encoding RNA-guided endonuclease InsQ/TnpB family protein → MTLTERHIIRPTHPIFKRIKDFCHLSKNLYNYANFILREYYFAGFKLPTAYDLINRFVKESQRDYKALPAQSAQQVLMLLSQNWKSYLKALKAYKLKPSSFLARPKIPKFKPKDGVSIGVLTNQQTSFTKGRMTKIKFPKKANLKRLITKINPQTSRLKQVRLIPKTTCFIVEVVYEQTTHKLPQTHGIGIMGIDLGLNNFVTAIDNQSSPFIIKGGGVKSVNQWFNKLKAHYQAKAKTSNKRFWTKRLGKLALWRECKVNDFMHKASAYVVGHCLKKGISTIVIGKNDGWKQELKLGKRTNQNFTNIPYESFIEKLAYKCALVGIILHSIEERFTSKCDHLANEPMQHHEQYLGKRVKRGLFKSSIGKSLNADINGAIGILRKVFPDAVKTLRDSGVVFTPVKISLAF, encoded by the coding sequence ATGACCTTGACTGAACGTCATATTATTAGACCCACGCACCCCATTTTTAAACGCATTAAGGACTTTTGTCATCTGTCTAAAAACCTTTACAACTACGCTAATTTTATTTTAAGAGAGTATTACTTTGCAGGTTTTAAGTTGCCTACAGCCTACGATTTAATCAATCGCTTTGTCAAAGAAAGCCAAAGAGATTACAAAGCTTTGCCTGCCCAAAGCGCGCAACAGGTATTAATGCTTTTATCTCAAAATTGGAAAAGCTATTTAAAAGCCCTTAAAGCTTACAAACTCAAGCCTTCTAGCTTTCTAGCGCGTCCAAAAATCCCTAAATTCAAACCAAAAGATGGCGTATCTATAGGGGTTTTAACAAACCAGCAAACTAGCTTTACGAAAGGGCGCATGACAAAAATTAAATTCCCAAAAAAAGCTAATTTAAAAAGACTTATCACTAAAATAAACCCTCAAACTTCTAGGCTAAAGCAAGTACGCTTAATCCCTAAAACCACTTGTTTTATCGTGGAAGTTGTCTATGAGCAAACCACGCACAAACTTCCACAAACTCATGGCATTGGCATTATGGGTATTGATCTAGGCTTGAACAACTTCGTAACTGCAATAGATAATCAAAGTAGTCCTTTTATTATCAAAGGCGGAGGGGTGAAGTCTGTCAATCAGTGGTTTAACAAACTCAAAGCCCATTATCAAGCCAAAGCCAAGACTTCAAATAAGCGCTTTTGGACAAAACGCTTAGGCAAATTAGCTCTATGGCGGGAGTGTAAAGTCAATGATTTTATGCACAAGGCGAGCGCCTATGTGGTGGGGCATTGCTTAAAAAAGGGCATTTCTACAATTGTCATCGGTAAAAATGATGGCTGGAAACAAGAGCTAAAGCTAGGCAAGAGAACCAATCAGAACTTTACTAATATCCCTTATGAATCCTTTATTGAAAAACTAGCCTACAAGTGCGCTTTAGTTGGGATAATTTTGCATTCAATAGAAGAGAGATTTACGAGCAAGTGCGACCACTTGGCTAACGAACCTATGCAGCACCACGAGCAATATTTAGGTAAAAGAGTTAAACGAGGGCTATTTAAATCTAGCATAGGCAAATCCCTAAACGCCGATATTAACGGTGCAATCGGCATTTTAAGAAAAGTATTCCCTGATGCAGTGAAAACTCTAAGGGATAGCGGAGTAGTGTTTACTCCAGTAAAAATCTCGTTGGCGTTTTAA
- a CDS encoding ParA family protein has translation MIITIANEKGGSGKSTLCLNLCVQLLLDKKDIAALDTDSQKSLEVFNNIRSETSLPNFTLFNRTGNITDTLKQMMDKYEYILIDTKGEHSKESQRAMLLSDWVLIPTTPSQLDIAVLLDMLERIRDIQALNENLKACIVMNRIPTIPTLKEKKALIDFINQNNANESVFLMDNVLSERIAYKRSVSEGMGVMEYNDNKAKNEWSQFYDELSGYLGGKK, from the coding sequence ATGATAATCACCATAGCCAATGAAAAAGGAGGGAGCGGTAAATCCACTTTGTGTTTGAACTTGTGCGTTCAATTATTGCTAGACAAGAAAGATATTGCCGCATTAGACACTGATAGTCAAAAGAGTTTGGAAGTGTTTAATAATATTAGGAGTGAAACAAGTTTGCCCAATTTCACGCTCTTTAATCGCACAGGCAATATCACAGACACCCTAAAACAGATGATGGATAAATACGAATACATCCTTATTGATACTAAAGGCGAACATTCCAAAGAAAGCCAAAGGGCTATGCTATTGAGCGATTGGGTGCTAATACCCACCACGCCAAGCCAACTAGACATAGCGGTGCTATTAGACATGCTAGAAAGGATTAGAGACATCCAAGCGTTGAATGAAAACTTAAAAGCTTGTATTGTGATGAACCGCATCCCTACTATCCCCACTCTTAAAGAGAAAAAAGCTCTCATTGATTTTATCAACCAAAATAACGCTAATGAAAGCGTGTTTTTAATGGATAATGTATTAAGCGAAAGGATAGCTTATAAGCGTTCAGTGAGTGAAGGTATGGGCGTGATGGAATACAATGACAATAAAGCTAAAAACGAATGGTCTCAATTCTATGATGAATTGAGCGGGTATTTAGGGGGCAAAAAATGA